A stretch of the Lactuca sativa cultivar Salinas chromosome 9, Lsat_Salinas_v11, whole genome shotgun sequence genome encodes the following:
- the LOC111882694 gene encoding AMP deaminase, which translates to MDAYSLHLAMAALVGASFVAVSAYYMHRKTLNQLLEFAKTVEKERNDGEDELLQHYRKQNSTEKPLQRRNQGGRINGFYRRGSASLPEITSISGGSGGHDEDAIPAGLPRLHTLREGKSPSHTGLAKRAGHLLRPTSPKSPVASASAFESVEGSDEDADLNESINLDPTYLHTNGNTGAECEGVNANGEQLPIPASSMIRSHSVSGDLHGVQPDPVAADILRKEPEHETFVRLKISPHETPSPDEAEVYRALQVCLEMRNSYVFRESIAPWEKEVISDPSTPKRNPNPFDYVPEAKSDHYFEMEDGVIHVYAKKNSNEKLFPVVDATTFFTDLHHILKVIAAGNTRTVCHHRLGLLEQKFNLHLMLNADKEFLAQKSAPHRDFYNVRKVDTHVHHSACMNQKHLLRFIKSKLRKEPDEVVIFRDGTYLTLREVFESLDLTGYDLNVDLLDVHADKSTFHRFDKFNLKYNPCGQSRLREIFLKQDNLIQGRFLAELTKQVFADLDASKYQMAEYRISIYGRKQSEWDNLASWIVNNELYSDNVVWLIQLPRLYNIYKEMGIVTSFQTILDNIFLPLFEVTVDPGSHPQLHVFLKQVVGLDLVDDESKPERRPTKHMPTPEQWTNIFNPAFSYYVYYCYANLYTLNKLRESKGMTTIRFRPHCGEAGDIDHLAAAFLTTHNIAHGINLRKSPVLQYLYYLAQIGLAMSPLSNNSLFLDYHRNPFPMFFLRGLNVSLSTDDPLQIHLTKEPLVEEYSIAASVWKLSACDLCEIARNSVYQSGFSHVLKSHWIGPEYYKRGPDGNDIHKTNVPHIRLEFRDMIWREEMQQVYLGKVRLPEYIET; encoded by the exons ATGGATGCATATTCGTTGCATCTAGCTATGGCGGCACTAGTCGGAGCTTCATTTGTTGCTGTTTCGGCTTATTATATGCACCGCAAAACCCTAAATCAATTGCTGGAGTTCGCCAAAACTGTTGAGAAGGAGAGAAACGATGGCGAAGATGAATTGCTGCAGCATTACAGGAAGCAAAATAGTACTGAGAAGCCGTTGCAGAGGCGGAACCAGGGAGGTCGGATAAATGGATTTTATCGTCGGGGTTCTGCTTCCTTGCCGGAAATCACATCGATTTCtggtggtagtggtggtcatGATGAGGATGCTATTCCAGCGGGGTTGCCAAGACTCCATACGCTTCGAGAAG GAAAATCTCCCAGCCACACAGGATTGGCAAAGAGAGCTGGACACTTACTTAGACCAACTTCTCCAAAGTCTCCAGTTGCAAGTGCAAGTGCTTTTGAAAGTGTTGAAGGATCCGATGAAGATGCTGATTTAAATGAAAGCATCAATCTAGATCCTACATACCTTCACACAAATGGAAACACT GGGGCAGAATGTGAGGGTGTTAATGCAAATGGTGAACAATTGCCAATTCCTGCATCTTCTATGATACGATCACACAGTGTATCTGGTGACCTACATGGTGTACAACCTGATCCTGTAGCTGCTGATATTCTTAGAAAAGAACCAGAGCATGAAACTTTTGTCAGACTTAAAATCAGCCCACATG AGACACCATCACCTGATGAAGCAGAAGTCTACAGGGCTTTACAAGTTTGCCTTGAAATGAGAAACAGTTATGTTTTCAGGGAAAGCATTGCTCCATGGGAGAAAGAGGTCATATCTGATCCAAGCACTCCTAAacgcaatccaaatccttttgaTTATGTCCCTGAGGCTAAATCTGAT CATTACTTTGAAATGGAAGATGGAGTCATTCATGTTTATGCAAAGAAAAATT CAAATGAGAAGCTTTTTCCTGTTGTTGATGCAACAACCTTTTTCACTGATTTGCATCACATCCTTAAAGTGATTGCTGCTGGGAATACACGAACAGTATGTCATCACAGGCTTGGTCTCCTTGAACAG AAATTCAACCTTCATTTGATGCTAAATGCTGACAAAGAATTCTTAGCTCAAAAAAGTGCACCACATCGTGACTTTTATAATGTTAGAAAAGTCGATACTCATGTTCATCATTCTGCATGCATGAATCAAAAACATCTCTTGAGATTCATCAAGTCCAAGTTGAGAAAAGAACCTGATGAG GTTGTAATATTTCGGGATGGAACTTATCTGACATTAAGAGAGGTTTTTGAGAGCTTGGATTTAACTgg ATATGACCTCAATGTTGACCTGTTAGACGTACATGCAGACAAAAGCACATTTCATCGTTTTGACAAATTCAATCTCAAATACAATCCCTGTGGTCAAAGTAGACTTAGGGAGATTTTCTTGAAACAAGATAATCTAATCCAGG GCCGCTTTCTTGCTGAATTAACCAAACAAGTATTTGCTGATCTTGATGCAAGTAAATATCAA ATGGCAGAATACAGAATATCCATATATGGTAGAAAGCAAAGTGAGTGGGATAATTTAGCAAGTTGGATTGTAAACAATGAACTCTATAGTGATAATGTTGTCTGGCTGATTCAG TTGCCTCGGCTTTATAACATATACAAAGAAATGGGAATTGTGACATCATTTCAGACAATTCTTGACAATATATTCCTTCCTCTATTTGAGGTTACAGTCGATCCAGGATCACATCCTCAATTGCATGTTTTCTTGAAACAA gttgtggGATTGGATTTGGTGGATGATGAAAGCAAGCCAGAAAGACGCCCTACAAAGCACATGCCAACACCTGAGCAATGGACCAATATCTTTAACCCTGCCTTCTCATACTATGTTTACTATTGTTATGCAAATCTCTATACCCTAAACAAG CTTCGTGAATCAAAAGGCATGACTACCATCCGATTCCGCCCTCATTGTGGGGAG gCTGGTGACATTGATCATCTTGCTGCTGCATTTCTTACAACTCATAACATTGCACATGGGATCAATCTCAGAAAGTCTCCTGTACTTCAATACCTCTACTACCTTGCTCAG ATTGGTCTTGCCATGTCACCATTGAGCAACAACTCATTATTTCTGGATTATCACCGAAACCCTTTTCCAATGTTTTTCCTACGTGGCCTTAATGTCTCTCTATCTACTGATGACCCTTTACAAATCCATCTCACAAAGGAGCCCTTAGTTGAGGAGTACAGTATTGCTGCTTCT gTATGGAAATTAAGCGCGTGTGATCTTTGTGAGATTGCGCGTAATTCAGTATACCAGTCTGGTTTTTCCCATGTTCTCAAG TCGCATTGGATTGGGCCGGAGTATTACAAGAGAGGACCAGATGGGAATGATATTCACAAGACAAATGTGCCACATATTCGACTTGAATTTCGTGACATG ATTTGGAGAGAGGAGATGCAACAGGTATATCTAGGGAAGGTGCGTTTGCCTGAATACATTGAGACTTAG
- the LOC111882749 gene encoding uncharacterized protein LOC111882749, with amino-acid sequence MAGGNFVQRVMSYLVNEILVDSLANSRAFQRFAVKTSKSMEEMSSIAAKKRQEIAEQVKEMSRNFESKNR; translated from the exons ATGGCGGGAGGAAATTTTGTGCAGCGTGTTATGTCTTACCTTGTTAATGAGATCCTCGTCGACAGTCTTGCCAACAG CCGAGCATTTCAAAGATTTGCAGTGAAGACTTCAAAGTCAATGGAAGAAATGTCAAGCATAG CTGCAAAAAAGAGACAAGAAATTGCTGAGCAGGTGAAGGAAATGTCTCGCAACTTTGAG TCCAAGAACCGTTGA